The nucleotide sequence AATCTTAGTTAATGGTTCACCCACTCAAGAATTCTATCCTCAACGTGGCATAAGACAAGGTGATCCATTGTCCCCATTTTTATTCATGTTGGCAGCGGAAGGATTAAATGAGTTCACAAAAGTTACAATTCAAAGAGGACTTTTCAAAGGTATTTCGGTTGGCAAAGATGACATTCGCATTTCCCATTTACAATACGCGGATGACACAATTTTAATGGGAGAGTGGAACAAAAACAACATTTCCAATGTAATAAGTTATTAAAGTGTTTTGAAGATGCCTCGGGTTTGAAGGTAAACTTGTCTAAAAAGTTATCTATATGGGTTGGGTGTGTCAGAAGTGTCCATCTCTAGATTTGCCTCTCGCATTGGTTGCAAGGTAGGCTCGTTTCCAATTATTTACTTGGGTCTTCCGGTGGGTCTTGAATGTCCAAAATGAGTGAATGGGAACTGGTGATTAAGAAGTTTAACAAGAGATTCTCGGATTGGAAATCACGAACGTTATCATTTGGTGGGAGATTAACTCTAGTAAAATCGATTCTCTCTAATTTACCATTGTACTATTTTTCCATCTTTCGTGCTCCTTCATGTGTTTTGTCTTTGCTCGAAGGTTTGAGACGTAAGTTCTTTTGAGGCGGGATTGAGAATGATTCAAAAgtgtcttgggttaaatgggatttAATTTTGTGTGATTATGATAGGGGCGAGTTAAATGTGGGTTCACTAAAATCAAAAAATTGGGCGTTAATTgggaagtggtggtggaggttttgtAATGAAACCGACTCACTATGGGTTCGTGTCATTAAAAGCATTTATGGGCGGGATGGTGGGTTGGGTTTTTTGGGCAATGCTAGTCACTTGGGACGTGTTTCTCCTTGGAAAAATATTGTCAATATTGCCAAACATATGAGTAGTTGTAACTATATTTTCATCGAGAGTTTCAAGCTTCTTATAGGTAACAACTCTTCATTCCGCTTTTGGGAGGATTCGTGGCTCAATGGTAGGTGTTTAAAAGATGTTTTCAGCCGACTGTACATGCTCGAACAAGAGAAGTCTACTCTCATCAAGGAAAGAGTTATTTGGAACGGTTTAAGATGGTCTTTTACGTAGAACTGGAGCCGTGACATCTCGGGTAGggctgtaacaaccctgctttttccgccacttccgttaactttctgttagtttatttaatgGCGATTACTTAACGCTtctgtgtttatgtgtaataaatacatacttgatccttggagggttacgataattaatatgggtgagtattaatttgaaaatatatttcggataaagaaatacgataaaaacgataaggTTTTGATAActactttttgagcaacgaaacgctcggatttattttagtaattattttaataattattaactttttaaaaacatttaatttattgggttttaataaattaaacgttttgttgcgttttaacgatcggtttagcgttccgggccctcGGTACgtctaaacgacacttgaaacgagccacgataACACGCTTTTGTAAAACGAGAGCCCGAGATATCCCCATTGGGCCCAATCGGCTGACCCACCCTACTCCACCCCTTTAATTTTAGTCTTGGGCTTACTAGTTACTAGTGTGGTGTTTAATTAGGCCCTAACTATATAATACTAACCTAGCCCTAATCTAACACTTAAACccttactaaaaaaaaaaaaatatagcaggcGACTCTCCTCCTCTCCCTCTCAACCGTCgcctaccatcatcatcatcataccttcAATTTTGATTTTTAGCTTAAACCTCGAACACGAATCTTGCAATTCACAACGCTAGCTACACATTGATATAAGCAATTgcatgatcaaaggtataattgcaaaatccctaatttttaaaatcagatttttattgaTGTTTCATGGTTTAGGttatctattgctcaagtcttgatgtacgATTAATGTTAGATGCGTTAATTTGTCTGTTTTGATTGGTTGACACAAAAACTGAAATCTATTATTGTGTGTACagaaatttgaatttttaaattgcaAGATATTATGTTTAgaatcctcatgaaaaactattgattttaggctttggattcgcttgatttcatttccggatgatcaagttacgtccatttgaaattaacgttgtgtttttgttgcttgatcagaaatccggtattgatagaccacgaattggtttGTGAATTTATTACCATTGGATAGATAATTCAAAAATACTCAGCttgcactaggatatcatgtcatttgcttgagtATAACTtgtgatatgcttgatttagtgaaaatgtagatttttccagcacttgcatgaaaacagacttgtatgataaaatgtgttgatTTATGTGATAAGATATTTGCATATAtgaaatttacacaaaaagtacttcacttttcatgtagatatcatggtcTAATTGTATTTAGTTCTtcggataattgcatgcgaaagtgactagctaaactaggatcaaatctgcaacttgctctctgttttgtactctgtggtttgtgtttaatGAATTAGCATGAATTCTTCTGAAATATGAATCTTAAaatgatatgtgatatatgtttagttaattgaaatctctgaaaccttatgcattgggcacactagAGCCATTGTTTGTGTaatttctgaattgagctgaaaactgaacatccaacttgcatgaataaactgtactaaTTGGCTCAACAAAATTTGGtcatcttttgatatgtgttagtttgacttgtccttgaaccatggccactgacctagcttgatttacatgttcctagctccggttatagccaatacgAGATCAGTGCGAggtcagaaactgatttggtaaaccataaatgtaccccttctgattcctgaattATAGGCATCGTATGAGATCCTGGCTAGACTTTTAAGAATAGATTTTGAGTAtacttgtgatctggagtttttcatgtttacatgaattttgtgctatgagatattatgcGACGTTTGCTTTATGTACATGAAAGTTGTGCATGACAATAAACTgtgattgtgaaattgaccatttaTGAACCGAATCGAGTTttttgacttaggattgacatgttgaccaatatttgacatgaacctattgatgttgactttagttgactactttgaccaagtttgacttttggtttgaccttagttgactttgtttgacttgcatggacTAGTTGACtacatgttgacttttactttgaaacgcgtcgagtcgagcaataagacaacttatcctatgaaaccacatttgtatAAGACTTATATGTTgatcaacctaaatacgtatacttaggttgtatTACTCGGCACTAATTcgtacaagttatttgtccacttttcaattcgacctttattcaaaggtgagtctacagtcccgctttttacatattttcagggatgagaatacacgctgttgtacttacattttcaaatgcttttatgttgacacgagtacatattatacatattgagtgttgttcacaaagcccctagcttgaatacttttaataccatcgggtaagcataatttagatggacggatccgttaggttgacaacatcaccctacattattaactgtggtgcatttactttgaacattaaatacattcgaacaaatgtataacatttttatggggtaaagggagtgtagtggattctatactctattgctagtattcaggtgctcatggattatgtataagttttgcaacttggagttgtacttttgAAATCTCGTGGACGATGAActtgaactatttttctgataaccatTTTTCAGATACTATGATACGTTACTTGAACTGTGGTTTAAAAACatttgaaactagacatggtaatgtcaacaagtatatgaaacgaaACTATTTTGATGTCACAAATTTGGAACTTGACATCGCTGATTACGAACAGTTAACACTTGACATTactgtatgcaaacttttgacatcAAACTTTGGTGGTCTTCCACAAATAAACGTTTTCTGAAATTCGTTTCCTAAACttactgtattgtttacttaaaacctgtagattcactcaacattattgttgatccgttttacgtgttttattctcaggtattaattgcttccactGTAAGTTATTGCTGTTGCGTAGAAGTCAAGTCAAGCACTGGgatcagagttaacattccgttaaaggatttttgacggggtattatatatggtatcagagctttggctatagggaactaggatgcattagtgtttcTAACCGTAGGACACATTAGTGGGTCTAGACTATAGCtgtgtgtcttggacgacttttatgcaCCATATTTGCACTGTTTGTGTCACTATGCTAtacgtagggctacacattacatcacatacatatacaccttatacccatatgatatggacttgaactaaatgctatactacgaatcacatacgtacacacgacgcgaGACTTAAACAAATTAAGTTGACTgcactatcttgaacttatggagtgatgtcgaatggaaatgtgagatagcgtaatgtaataaccgggattacattacggtaactcatatagaagttccgacatcgcaaaataaggaattggggccgagtcaagtaggttacttggataaacaacgTTTAGAAAACAAACCGTGTAGTCTCAAATGTGCGAAGAGACTTACACTGTgcaaattaattgttaatataacttataagtaacttgtaatcatgacacaattcgtcactgctcgacactgtctgtcaccaccgatcactacttgtcactacaaagacactacttgaacacactcgtcatctcataccactactcagtactgtttatcgcTGCTAAccactactcaacgccgcctctcactgctagtcacgactgatcactacttctcactgcttgtcgaTACTAAATATTACTTACTGCtacccttgctacttgctactactcaatactactcattactacttaccactactgagtactactcatcactactaaCACGCCCACACTTTACTACTCACTACTGTGCGTCgcaactcatttctgatacgtctttagaggaggaattcctggtaacagcccgcacaatacatagtagatattgtctacttcaCTTCCAACTTActtatcattcagccacccgcagTTCACGATTTTGTTTCCCAaaacacgagcctaccgactgataactattatgccttattgggtgcacATTAATATACAAGGGTATATTCTTATGATGCAAGCATGCAATCTAATAACTTACCCGTCACTACTCTCATCACTACTCATCACAAcctatcactacttatcactaccacCACTACTCATTGTTACTAGTAAGTACTACTTGTTACTGTATCCCTTCTCATTCTGTTCTAACATACTTTCcttaagcggcaatcattttcattatacccacaagcattaccaaccaactttgaacacatcgacgcgaactacacttcatctgtttctAGCGAGACACATACGTCTAGAAttttgtaccaacccttttcgattaaatatcatatttgtttgagttgccattacaccttgttcattttcatTTTCCATGAAGTTCGCCACGAAATTTTTCTCACTCATCAACCATAATTTTTATATACGCTGTCAACACCGGTGCTAATAGAAGCTGTAACGCTAGAGAATTTAGTCATAACGTTTATTAtcctgtaccttccttagacaacgtgtactatATAGAACTATTGAACTGGaaagttttaacctcgtggttaaaacaaactggttatctgacaaTACAACCGAGGCAGCTACGACCAGAAGACTATTCGAATTCCTTTCACCGATGATCATGGTGTACGGAGAGGAGATTAGTACACCGTCCTCTTACATTAGTTACTCaagggtccagaagtacatgagatgagaatgtctgGCAAATCTGGCACACGGGAGTAAAATTGAATCAACATTTAAGGGACCCAAAGATGTCCTAACCATTAGAAACTTTTCTTAAAGTCCTACCGGAGGagtacctggtcttccacctcattgGGAAGACGAATCGCTGATCGATCTGGTGCCAGGAGCGGCCCCAGTGGCACGCACACCATTTAGACTTCTCCTCTAGATCAATATGGGTTGTTGACTGTGAATGTCAAGCTGTGGAGCAAGGTGCTCACATTAAATAGGAACTTCCCATGGCGAAGAACATCGGGGTTGTAATACTTTGAATCGTGTCTGGCGCAACCAGATGGACTTTATGACCGAGGAGTTCATAGTCCGAGCTCCGGTCatgttcgttaagaagaaggatgggtcgatgagaataTGTATCGAATATAGAGAATTGAAaaggttgacaatcaagaatcggtattcgctatcgaggattgatgacttatttgacaaTTACAGGAATCTAGTGCTACTCGAAAATTGAActgagatccggttatcaccagttgagagttaaagaagctgatgtcccgaagacagcatttagaacacgctatggacattatgagtttacaatgatgccgtttggtttgatgaatgcaccagcagtgttcatggacctcatgaaccgtgtgtgtaagtcatacctagataaattcgtcattatgTTTATTAATggtatattggtgtactccaagaacaaggaagagtaCGAACAACATCTacattcgatattgactatgcttagaaaagagcagttgtacgtaaagttctctaagtgtgacttttagttaccagaggtacaatttcttagcCATGTTGTAGGGTCCAACGAAAtataggtcgatccagcaaagatggagtcaattaagaattgggaaactccaaagatgaCAACTCAGATCCggtaatttttgggtctagctggttactacaggagattcattgaaggattctctaagattgcccgaccattaactgcattgactcataaaggcaagaaatatgagtggtcagaaccgcaagaatctgcatttcagttgttgaaggagaagttaacaactgcaccgatattgtctctacccgaggaaaGTGAAGATTTCATTggttattgtgatgcctcacatcaaggaatgggttgcgtgcttatgcaatgaaATAAGATTATTGATTATGGATCACGGCacttaaagattcacgagcagaactacactacgcacgaccttgaactaggagttgttgtctttgcacttaaaatgtagagacactacctgtacggaaccaagtttactaccttcgccgaccataagagtttacaacaaatatttgatcagaaacagctcatcATGAGACAataacgttggatggaactacttaatgattataactgtgAACTTCAATACCACCCTGGCAAAGCGAATGTTGTGCCGGATGCTTTGAGCAGGGAAGAGAGagaaacctgtagtgacccgaacttctccatgtttatatatattaaatgaaattgatatttacatgattaagtatttccaacacgttaagaaattaaacttgttaagacttgattaattgaaataggttttatatagacaattgaccacccaagttgaccggtgattcacgaacgttaaaacttgtaaaaaatatatgatgacatatatatggttatatatatagttatcatgatattatgataagtaagtatctcattaggtattttaacaatgagttatatacataaaaatgagactattgaattaagaaactcgaaaacgatatatataatgattatcgttataacaacgtcttactaaatacatatgaatcataataagatattgatacactatgtttaatcatgataaatgataagtaaacatgtcattaagtgtattaacaatgaactacatatgtaaaaacaagactactaacttaatgatttcgaaacgagacatatatgtaacgattatcgttgtaacaatatttaactgtatatatatcatattaagatatattaatacataatattttcatgataatgtaataatttaacatctctttagatataataaacactgggttaacaacatttaacaagatcgttaacctaaaggtttcaaaacaacactcacatgtaacgattaacgatgacttaaagactcagttaaaatgtatatacatgtagtgttttaatatgtattcatacactttttaaagacttcaagacacttattaaagtacttctacttaacaaaaatgcttacaattacatcctcattcattttcatcaacaattctactcgtatgcactcgtatttgtactcgtacaatacacagcttctaaatgtatttaatattggtatatacactccaatgatcagctcttagcagcccatgtgagtcacctaaccatgtgggaaccatcatttaacatctagcatgaaatatctcacaaaataataaactaatggagcctatatgatacaTCCATATTCACATGAATTAGGGagtccacaaacactttcatttttcaacttacatgcatcaaactactctctctcaagttttcttccattgttctaagtgttcttcatcatcttcatcaaaatctagctcaatctagttcataaatccatacataaaccaagttataaaacaactactcaagaacacaccaacaacacttccaagtttgctagcttacttccaatcttgcaaatccactttgagtgatcatccaacctcaagaaatctttcttatttacagtaagatatctttctaatataaggtaatactcatattcaaactttgattcaatttctataactttaacaatcttattctgagtggaaatcttacttgaatttgttttcatgtcatgattctacttcaagaactttcaagccatccaaggatcctttgaagctagatctatttttctcatttccagtaggtttatccacaaaacatgaggtagtaatgatgttcataacatcattcgattcatatatataaaactaccttattcgaaggtttaaacttgtaatcactagaacatagtttagttaattctaaacttgttagcaaacaaaaattaatccttctaacttgacttttaaaatcaactaaacacatgttctatatctatatgatatgctaacttaatgatttaaaacctgaaaacacaaaaaaataccgtaaaaccggatatacgccgtcgtagtaacaccgcgggctgttttgggttagttaattaaaaactatgatgaactttgatttaaaagttattcttctaggaaaatgatttttcttatgaacatgaaactatatccaaaaatcatggttaaactcaaagtgaaagtatgtttttcaaaatggtcatctagacgtcgttctttcgactgaaatgactacctttacaaaaatgacttgtaacctgtatttacgactataaacttatactttttctgtttagattcataaacttaagttcaatatgaaaccatagcaacttgaatcactcaaaacggatttaaaacgaagaagttatgggtaaaacaaaattggataatttttcttgttgtagctacgtgaaaattggtaacaaatctatattaatcatatcctagctaacttatattgtattatacatgtattctaatatattatgtaatcttgagataccatagacacgtatgcaaatgttttgacatatcatatcgacccatctatatatattatttagaacaaccatagacactctatatgcagtaatgtttgagttagctatacagggttgaggttgattccaaaaatatatatactttgagttgtgatctagcctgagacgtgtatacactgggtcgtggtttgattcaagataatatatagtatcaatttatttctgtacatctaattctggacaactagttgtaggttactaacgaggacagctgacttaataaacttaaaacattaaaatgtattaaaaatgttgtaaatatattttgaacatactttgttatatatgtacatatttgttataggttcttgaaaagaccagtggccaagtcttacttcccgacgaagtaaaaatctgtgaaagtgagttatagtcccacttttaaaatctaatatttttgggatgagaatacatgcagctttataaatgatttacaaaatagacacaagtacatgaaactactttctatggttgaacgatcgaagccgaatatgcccctttttacttggtaacctaagaattagtaaaccagtctactaattgacgcaaatcctaaagatagatctattgggcctaacaaaccccatccgttgtagcggatgctttagtactttgagtttttatatcatgtccgatggatgtcccggaatgatggggatattcttatatgaatcttgttaatatcggttaccaggtattcacgatatgaatgatttttatctctatgtatgggatgtgtattgaaatatgaaatcttgtagtttattattacgatttgataaatatataggtttaacctataactcattaacatttttgttgacgttcaaagcatgcttattctcaggtgattattaagagcttccgctgttgcatgctaatatatgaacaagatttggagtcagcatgcttgtataatattgtttaaaactacattcgaaatttactttgttgtaacatattaatattgtaaaccaatatgtattggtagtgtgtaagtgtgatatttttagattatcatttctgataatctag is from Rutidosis leptorrhynchoides isolate AG116_Rl617_1_P2 chromosome 10, CSIRO_AGI_Rlap_v1, whole genome shotgun sequence and encodes:
- the LOC139871366 gene encoding uncharacterized protein; this encodes MGFGGRWIKSCLSSTSISILVNGSPTQEFYPQRGIRQGDPLSPFLFMLAAEGLNEFTKVTIQRGLFKGISVGKDDIRISHLQYADDTILMGEWNKNNISNKCPSLDLPLALVARGELNVGSLKSKNWALIGKWWWRFCNETDSLWVRVIKSIYGRDGGLGFLGNASHLGRVSPWKNIVNIAKHMSSCNYIFIESFKLLIGNNSSFRFWEDSWLNGRCLKDVFSRLYMLEQEKSTLIKERVIWNGLRWSFT